Proteins co-encoded in one Alcanivorax sp. genomic window:
- a CDS encoding pseudouridine synthase, with the protein MRLDFFLAHGTGLSRKQVKILIGKGAVRVDGEARPKANTRVTEGQAVWLHDERVQLPGHRYLMLHKPAGVVSATEDGEHRTVVDLIPVELRRDLHPAGRLDRDTTGLVLLTSDGDWSHRLTSPNHACGKRYRVSCADPVSDEDLQALRDGILLRGEDKPTLPAKAERVSEHELLLTITEGRYHQVKRMLAARGNKVVGLHREQIGEIELDAGLAPGAFRALTEEEIANI; encoded by the coding sequence ATGCGTCTGGATTTCTTTCTTGCTCACGGCACCGGGCTGAGCCGCAAGCAGGTGAAAATACTGATCGGCAAGGGCGCGGTGCGTGTGGATGGCGAAGCGCGGCCCAAGGCCAATACCCGGGTGACAGAAGGCCAGGCAGTCTGGCTCCATGATGAACGGGTGCAATTGCCGGGCCATCGCTATCTGATGCTGCACAAGCCGGCGGGGGTGGTGAGTGCCACCGAGGACGGCGAGCACCGCACCGTGGTGGATCTGATTCCCGTTGAGCTGCGCCGGGATCTGCACCCGGCCGGGCGGCTGGACCGGGACACCACCGGGCTGGTGCTGCTGACCAGCGATGGCGACTGGTCACATCGGCTGACCTCGCCGAATCATGCCTGTGGCAAACGCTACCGGGTAAGCTGTGCCGATCCGGTCAGTGATGAGGATCTTCAGGCGCTGCGTGACGGCATTCTGTTGCGTGGTGAGGACAAGCCCACCCTGCCAGCGAAGGCGGAGCGGGTGAGTGAGCACGAACTGCTGCTGACGATTACCGAAGGTCGTTACCATCAGGTGAAACGGATGCTGGCCGCCCGGGGCAACAAGGTGGTCGGGCTGCACCGGGAGCAGATCGGTGAGATCGAGCTGGATGCGGGTCTGGCGCCGGGGGCGTTTCGGGCGCTGACGGAGGAAGAGATCGCCAATATCTAA
- the ggpS gene encoding glucosylglycerol-phosphate synthase produces MMLLATDLDGTFLGGNEESRSRLYQLISAHPDIDLVFVTGRGLESVLPLLSDPTIPTPQYIICDVGCTIVDGETLQPVQPIQGHIDNLWPGEHIVGNAVEQVAASLQRQDVPQERRCSYFCDADEVDAALETLVEDLGCDLLYSADRYLDVLPKGINKGKTLLNLVNHLNISMEKVLVAGDTLNDLSMYEHGFKGVCVGESEPALLEATENSTRVMHAPSPGCGGILEALGYFGFLGPAGVDTEVRDITTPGKADLVIVYHRLPYEESIIDGKVVRHRPKSPNGIIPTLLSFFDDAKAGSWVAWSAHDGDPEDFQTHTEVDAERFPNLVAARVPLNKDDIDIFYKRFSKEAFWPTLHTFWERASFKEEHWEVFLKVNKMFAERTAAEAAENATVWIHDYNLWMVPAYLRELRPDVTIAFFHHTYFPSADVFNVLPWRREIVGSLLQCDYVGFHIPRQAENFVDVARGVTPLKVVEKVGCAPRFLTYGCAVGLDEMTKTIKVNDRYIGLGAHPVGIDLNRIKTVLDDRKSQARMAELREQLKDTRLILSVERLDFTKGILEKLVAYERLLTENPELIGKVTLLTVCVPAAKEMRIYDELQNQIEQTVGRINGQFARVGWTPVQFFFRAFPFEELVSYYAMADVMWITPLRDGLNLVAKEYVATQGLTRGCGVLVLSEFTGAAAELRGAILTNPHNPMELADTCYLALSMSSTDARARLDEAFSAVQHYDIDYWANDFLDNVDQFSRKPKKKVKLVGADSQVA; encoded by the coding sequence ATGATGCTTTTAGCAACGGATCTTGACGGGACTTTTCTGGGCGGCAACGAAGAAAGCCGCTCCAGACTCTATCAACTGATCTCCGCCCACCCGGATATCGACCTGGTTTTTGTCACCGGACGCGGTCTTGAATCCGTACTGCCGCTCCTGTCGGACCCCACCATCCCCACACCGCAATACATTATCTGTGATGTGGGCTGCACCATCGTGGATGGCGAAACCCTGCAGCCCGTACAACCGATCCAGGGTCACATCGACAACCTCTGGCCCGGCGAACATATCGTCGGCAACGCGGTAGAACAGGTGGCCGCGTCCCTGCAGCGTCAGGATGTACCCCAGGAACGTCGCTGCTCCTATTTTTGTGATGCCGATGAAGTTGATGCCGCCCTGGAAACCCTGGTGGAAGATCTCGGTTGCGACCTGCTCTATTCTGCAGATCGTTATCTTGATGTGCTTCCCAAAGGCATCAATAAAGGCAAGACGCTACTGAACCTGGTGAACCATCTGAATATCAGCATGGAAAAAGTGCTGGTAGCCGGCGACACACTCAACGACTTGTCCATGTACGAGCATGGTTTCAAAGGAGTCTGTGTGGGTGAATCCGAACCGGCCCTGCTGGAAGCCACCGAAAACAGCACCCGCGTCATGCACGCGCCATCACCGGGTTGCGGAGGCATCCTGGAAGCACTGGGTTACTTTGGTTTCCTTGGGCCCGCCGGTGTAGACACAGAAGTCCGCGACATTACCACCCCGGGCAAGGCCGATCTGGTGATCGTCTATCACCGCCTGCCCTACGAAGAATCCATTATCGACGGCAAGGTGGTGCGTCACCGCCCCAAATCCCCCAACGGCATCATCCCCACGCTGCTGAGTTTCTTTGATGACGCCAAGGCGGGCTCCTGGGTAGCCTGGTCCGCCCACGATGGCGACCCGGAAGATTTCCAGACCCACACCGAAGTGGATGCCGAACGCTTCCCCAATCTGGTGGCCGCCCGCGTGCCCCTGAACAAGGACGATATCGACATCTTCTACAAGCGCTTTTCCAAGGAAGCCTTCTGGCCCACCCTGCACACCTTCTGGGAACGGGCCAGCTTCAAGGAAGAGCACTGGGAAGTGTTCCTGAAGGTGAATAAAATGTTCGCCGAGCGTACCGCTGCCGAAGCCGCGGAGAACGCCACCGTGTGGATTCACGACTACAACCTGTGGATGGTACCGGCTTACCTGCGCGAACTGCGCCCGGACGTGACCATCGCCTTCTTCCACCACACCTACTTCCCGTCGGCAGATGTGTTCAACGTACTACCCTGGCGCCGGGAGATTGTCGGCAGCCTGCTGCAGTGCGATTACGTCGGCTTTCACATCCCCCGTCAGGCAGAAAACTTTGTCGACGTGGCCCGCGGCGTCACCCCGCTGAAAGTGGTGGAAAAAGTCGGCTGCGCGCCGCGCTTTCTCACCTACGGCTGCGCCGTCGGCCTGGATGAAATGACCAAGACCATCAAGGTGAATGATCGCTATATCGGGCTCGGCGCCCATCCGGTAGGCATCGACCTGAACCGCATCAAGACCGTGCTGGATGACAGGAAGTCCCAGGCACGCATGGCCGAACTGCGCGAGCAACTCAAGGACACCCGCCTGATCCTTTCCGTGGAACGCCTCGATTTCACCAAAGGCATTCTGGAAAAACTGGTGGCCTATGAACGCCTGCTGACAGAAAACCCGGAACTGATTGGCAAGGTCACGCTACTCACGGTCTGCGTCCCCGCCGCCAAGGAAATGCGCATCTACGACGAACTTCAGAACCAGATCGAGCAGACCGTAGGCCGCATCAACGGGCAGTTCGCCCGGGTCGGCTGGACCCCGGTGCAGTTCTTCTTCCGCGCCTTCCCGTTTGAAGAACTGGTGAGCTACTACGCCATGGCGGACGTCATGTGGATTACCCCGCTGCGCGATGGTCTCAACCTGGTGGCCAAGGAATACGTGGCCACCCAGGGCCTGACCCGGGGCTGCGGCGTACTGGTACTTTCAGAATTTACTGGCGCCGCTGCCGAACTGCGTGGCGCCATCCTCACAAACCCTCACAACCCCATGGAGCTGGCCGACACCTGCTACCTGGCCCTGTCCATGAGCAGCACAGATGCCCGGGCAAGATTAGATGAGGCCTTCAGTGCAGTTCAGCACTACGACATTGATTACTGGGCGAATGACTTCCTGGACAACGTTGACCAGTTCAGCCGAAAGCCGAAGAAGAAGGTGAAGCTGGTGGGGGCGGATAGTCAGGTGGCCTGA
- the rep gene encoding DNA helicase Rep has translation MSKLNPRQQEAVHYADGPLLVLAGAGSGKTSVITRKIAWLILERGMSARHIAAVTFTNKAAREMKERVQSLVSRDLTRGLIVSTFHNLGLRILKSELKACGLRSGFSILDGADSKEILKEILRQGDSEKDLDAVDAIHKRISDWKNALVLPEEAVSTADSDETLRAAMAYGGYDRMLRVCNAVDFDDLILMPARMFNEQPRILEKWRNRIQYLLVDEYQDTNGAQYELVKMLTLPEGKFTVVGDDDQSIYAWRGARPENLAQLQEDWPTLKVVKLEQNYRSTGRILKAANTVIDNNPHVFEKSLWSDFGYGEPIRFSALRDEDAETEWIASDIFHRRLQQGLKWKDFAILYRGNFQSRILEMKLQSLSIPYKVSGGTSFFSRSEIKDLMCYLRLLVNPDDDNAFLRIINTPRREIGPTTLEKLATWAIKREQGLYHVCDDFALGEVMAPKSAEKLQKFKAWLDAKREFCFGQNSLQAVNELISDIDYEGWLMQNASSPRIGEKRIENVWQLVRSIERMLEKQEEEDDGASDLESVIKKLVLLDMLEQQEEDDDSDRVQLMTLHASKGLEFPHVYMMGVEEELLPHRTSIEEDNIVEERRLMYVGITRARETLAMTQALTRKQYGERIDTAASRFLDEIPQDDIDYLGIGVIKDEAQEDAVAEASIANLRALLD, from the coding sequence ATGAGCAAACTCAATCCCCGCCAGCAGGAAGCCGTGCACTACGCCGATGGCCCCCTGCTGGTGCTGGCCGGGGCGGGCTCGGGCAAAACCAGCGTGATCACCCGCAAGATCGCCTGGCTGATCCTGGAGCGGGGCATGTCGGCCCGCCACATCGCCGCGGTGACCTTCACCAACAAGGCCGCCCGGGAGATGAAGGAACGGGTGCAGTCCCTGGTCAGCCGCGATCTGACCCGCGGCCTGATCGTGTCCACTTTCCACAATCTGGGCCTGCGCATCCTCAAGTCCGAACTCAAGGCCTGCGGCCTGCGCAGCGGCTTCTCCATTCTCGATGGCGCCGACAGCAAGGAAATCCTCAAGGAGATCCTCCGCCAGGGTGACTCGGAAAAAGATCTGGACGCGGTAGACGCCATCCACAAGCGCATCTCCGACTGGAAGAACGCACTGGTGCTGCCGGAAGAAGCGGTGAGCACCGCCGACTCCGACGAAACCCTGCGTGCCGCCATGGCCTACGGCGGCTACGACCGCATGCTGCGGGTCTGCAACGCGGTGGATTTCGACGACCTGATCCTGATGCCCGCGCGCATGTTCAACGAGCAGCCGCGCATTCTGGAAAAGTGGCGCAACCGCATCCAGTACCTGCTGGTGGATGAATACCAGGACACCAACGGCGCCCAGTACGAACTGGTCAAAATGCTCACCCTGCCGGAAGGCAAGTTCACCGTGGTAGGCGACGACGACCAGTCCATTTACGCCTGGCGTGGTGCCCGCCCGGAAAACCTGGCACAACTGCAGGAAGACTGGCCCACCCTGAAAGTGGTCAAGCTGGAACAGAATTACCGCTCCACCGGCCGCATCCTGAAAGCCGCCAATACCGTGATCGATAACAATCCACACGTATTCGAAAAAAGCTTGTGGTCCGATTTCGGTTACGGCGAACCGATTCGTTTTTCTGCCCTGCGCGATGAAGACGCGGAAACCGAATGGATTGCCAGCGACATTTTCCACCGCCGCCTGCAACAGGGCCTCAAGTGGAAGGACTTCGCCATTCTTTACCGCGGTAATTTCCAGTCACGCATTCTGGAAATGAAACTGCAGAGCCTGTCGATTCCCTACAAGGTCTCCGGCGGCACCAGCTTCTTCTCGCGCAGCGAGATCAAGGACCTGATGTGCTACCTGCGCCTGCTGGTGAACCCGGATGATGACAATGCGTTCCTGCGCATCATCAACACCCCGCGCCGGGAGATCGGCCCCACCACGTTGGAGAAACTGGCCACCTGGGCCATCAAGCGCGAGCAGGGCCTTTACCATGTCTGTGATGACTTCGCCCTTGGCGAAGTCATGGCACCCAAGTCCGCCGAGAAGCTACAAAAATTCAAGGCGTGGCTGGATGCCAAACGCGAGTTCTGCTTTGGCCAGAACAGCCTGCAGGCCGTGAACGAACTGATCAGCGATATCGATTACGAAGGCTGGCTGATGCAGAACGCCTCCAGCCCGCGTATCGGTGAAAAACGCATCGAGAATGTCTGGCAGCTGGTGCGCAGCATCGAGCGCATGCTGGAAAAACAGGAAGAAGAAGATGACGGCGCCAGCGATCTGGAATCCGTGATCAAGAAACTGGTATTGCTCGACATGCTCGAGCAACAGGAAGAAGACGACGATTCCGACCGCGTCCAGTTGATGACCTTGCACGCCTCAAAAGGGCTGGAGTTTCCCCATGTCTACATGATGGGCGTGGAAGAAGAACTGCTGCCCCACCGCACCAGCATCGAAGAAGACAACATCGTCGAAGAGCGCCGCCTGATGTACGTGGGCATCACCCGCGCCCGGGAAACCCTGGCCATGACCCAGGCCCTCACCCGTAAACAATACGGCGAACGCATCGACACCGCCGCCAGCCGCTTCCTGGATGAAATCCCCCAGGATGATATCGACTACCTCGGCATCGGCGTCATTAAAGACGAAGCCCAGGAAGACGCCGTCGCCGAAGCCAGCATCGCCAACCTCAGAGCCCTCTTGGACTAA
- a CDS encoding integron integrase — protein MDDIPRALPEKPVKLMDQFRFWLRKNHYSYRTEQTYVHWVIKYIRYQQLRHPSKMGAKEIEAFLSHLSVQRHCSPSTQKIALNALNCFYRRFLQQDYGELNFRQSKRKPRIPAVFSDQEAQAVIALMPEPSQLICELLYGAGLRVSEALRIRIKDLDFDRMIITVHQGKGDRDRRTLLPESCQERLRQQVAIASNLYEMDQKNGVGPAWMPHALSRKYPGAGSQRIWQFIFPSKEPATDPQTGIVRRHHYHQDTVRKHVKQAASEAGIAKLCGPHTFRHSFATHLLEKGYDIRTVQELLGHSDVSTTERYLHVMNRGGLGVISPLDRG, from the coding sequence ATGGATGACATCCCTCGCGCCCTGCCCGAAAAGCCGGTAAAGCTGATGGATCAGTTTCGGTTCTGGCTGAGAAAGAACCACTACAGCTACCGAACAGAGCAAACCTATGTTCACTGGGTGATCAAGTACATTCGCTACCAGCAGCTGCGGCATCCTTCGAAGATGGGTGCCAAAGAGATAGAGGCATTTCTTTCACACCTGTCTGTGCAGCGGCATTGCAGCCCATCCACTCAGAAAATCGCCCTTAATGCGCTGAATTGTTTCTATCGTCGCTTTCTTCAGCAGGATTATGGTGAACTAAATTTTCGCCAATCGAAGCGCAAGCCCCGTATTCCTGCCGTCTTTTCTGATCAAGAGGCCCAGGCAGTGATTGCACTGATGCCTGAGCCTTCCCAGCTGATATGCGAACTGCTCTATGGCGCCGGCTTACGTGTATCCGAGGCACTTCGCATTCGCATCAAGGATCTGGATTTTGATCGAATGATCATTACCGTGCATCAAGGCAAAGGAGACAGGGACAGGAGAACACTGCTACCCGAGTCTTGTCAGGAACGACTGCGCCAGCAAGTTGCCATCGCTTCCAATCTGTATGAAATGGATCAAAAAAATGGCGTTGGCCCTGCATGGATGCCGCATGCGCTGAGCAGGAAATATCCTGGGGCAGGCTCACAGCGTATCTGGCAGTTTATTTTCCCCTCAAAAGAGCCTGCCACTGACCCGCAAACCGGGATTGTCCGGCGCCATCATTATCATCAGGATACTGTCCGCAAGCATGTCAAACAGGCGGCCTCGGAAGCCGGCATCGCCAAGCTCTGTGGTCCTCATACGTTTCGCCACTCCTTTGCCACCCATTTACTGGAGAAGGGCTACGACATCCGCACGGTTCAGGAGCTGTTAGGCCACAGCGATGTGTCTACTACCGAGCGCTATCTGCATGTGATGAACCGGGGTGGGCTGGGGGTGATCAGTCCGCTGGATCGGGGGTAG
- a CDS encoding DUF262 domain-containing protein, which produces MKEILDKFARAQESLVTQQSDFSLSAIAEMVKFESIDITPHYQRRDRWHVEKQSALIESFLLNIPVPPVYLSEDEYGTYTVIDGKQRITAIYDFLSGKFKLKDLKEVPELNGFTFEQLPTQLKRALSIRPFMRVITLLKQSDPELKYEVFLRLNTGGEKLKAQEIRNVAFAGPLNDLLFELSENDFLKSKLKITSNKSAAYRSMDDLELVLRFFTIHSRWENFGKKISVAMDDFMAENQDKEVNELRELFQYSIEGCQKIWGDFSFQKPLNNGWREQLITPLFDAQMVAVSLLDPARVQELEGAQDVVLSATRDLYENDPDFHKAVTQATGDTLAIRNRVSKLKDMLESVEV; this is translated from the coding sequence ATGAAAGAAATACTAGATAAATTTGCCAGAGCACAGGAAAGCCTCGTTACCCAACAGTCTGATTTCTCACTTTCGGCAATAGCGGAGATGGTTAAGTTTGAGTCAATAGATATAACACCCCATTATCAAAGAAGGGATCGTTGGCATGTCGAGAAGCAGTCTGCGTTAATTGAGTCTTTTCTTCTAAATATACCCGTTCCACCTGTTTATCTCTCCGAAGATGAATATGGCACGTATACGGTTATCGATGGAAAGCAAAGAATAACAGCCATTTATGACTTTCTATCTGGAAAATTCAAATTAAAGGACTTGAAAGAAGTTCCTGAGCTAAACGGTTTTACATTTGAGCAGCTGCCTACTCAATTAAAGAGAGCTCTTTCTATTAGGCCATTCATGCGTGTAATAACGTTACTCAAACAATCTGATCCAGAATTGAAATATGAAGTTTTCTTGAGGCTTAATACTGGTGGGGAGAAGTTGAAAGCTCAAGAGATTAGAAATGTTGCGTTCGCAGGCCCATTAAATGACTTGCTTTTTGAGCTATCTGAAAATGATTTTTTAAAATCGAAGCTAAAGATAACTTCTAATAAATCAGCTGCATATAGAAGTATGGATGACCTAGAACTGGTTTTAAGGTTTTTTACAATTCATAGTCGCTGGGAGAATTTTGGTAAAAAAATATCTGTGGCAATGGATGACTTTATGGCAGAGAACCAGGATAAAGAAGTCAATGAGCTGCGGGAGCTTTTTCAGTACTCGATAGAAGGCTGCCAGAAGATATGGGGAGATTTTTCTTTTCAAAAACCATTGAATAATGGCTGGAGAGAACAACTTATCACCCCACTTTTTGATGCACAAATGGTAGCCGTTTCTCTTTTAGATCCGGCTAGAGTTCAGGAGTTGGAAGGTGCGCAAGATGTCGTCCTATCTGCAACTAGAGATTTATATGAAAATGATCCTGATTTTCATAAAGCTGTGACACAAGCTACAGGTGACACACTAGCCATTAGAAATAGAGTATCAAAGCTAAAAGATATGCTTGAATCTGTTGAGGTTTGA
- a CDS encoding HEPN domain-containing protein codes for MPSAKTDFIERIRCLDSSIETDAVQNRALTEREHNSIARMLRNGLAVVSFASLEDFIKKRSSEAMEEVSRCKIAFVELPEKLQRAATYEVLSALNYQLGLLDKDDKPSYIQDHALKISSTATPNYELSSHTFAHSQANISNAVIGDILKSFNVEDPWRQMSKISSDLGLTATLSLAEIFKSASLRRHKAAHVAGADTPPTDIKQFVKEAFAIAITFDALLSKAIHKLLENDDDFVRNGVKLSANDIEFRTIKFVDSKWKEYRGNSVRAFRTSNDFDSISREARRRALSSKELLVEFDEAGLVSGWECL; via the coding sequence ATGCCTTCAGCAAAAACAGACTTTATTGAGCGTATCAGGTGCCTTGATTCTTCAATTGAAACGGATGCTGTTCAGAACAGAGCATTAACTGAGAGAGAGCATAACTCAATTGCGAGAATGCTCAGAAACGGACTAGCGGTAGTGAGCTTTGCATCGTTAGAGGATTTTATTAAAAAACGATCTTCAGAAGCCATGGAAGAAGTCAGCAGATGTAAAATCGCATTTGTCGAGTTGCCAGAGAAATTACAAAGAGCAGCAACGTACGAGGTGCTTTCAGCATTGAATTACCAGTTGGGCCTGCTGGATAAGGACGATAAGCCTTCTTATATTCAAGATCATGCTCTTAAAATTTCGTCCACAGCAACTCCAAACTATGAATTGTCTAGCCATACATTTGCTCACTCTCAAGCCAATATAAGCAATGCCGTAATAGGAGATATTCTGAAATCTTTTAATGTTGAAGACCCGTGGCGTCAAATGTCAAAAATTTCATCTGATCTAGGATTGACTGCAACGTTATCGTTGGCTGAGATATTTAAGAGTGCCTCGTTGAGAAGGCACAAAGCGGCACATGTTGCCGGAGCAGATACACCACCGACAGATATTAAGCAATTTGTGAAAGAGGCGTTCGCTATAGCGATAACATTTGATGCCTTGCTCTCAAAAGCAATTCATAAGCTACTAGAAAATGATGACGACTTTGTTAGGAATGGCGTAAAGCTAAGCGCCAACGATATAGAATTTAGAACTATTAAATTTGTTGATAGTAAATGGAAAGAGTATAGAGGAAATAGTGTTCGCGCATTTAGGACTTCTAATGATTTCGATTCTATATCGAGAGAAGCTAGGCGAAGAGCTCTATCATCGAAGGAATTGCTCGTCGAATTTGATGAGGCAGGACTGGTAAGCGGATGGGAGTGCCTATGA
- a CDS encoding YqaA family protein produces MEYFTELGHIGLFMAAFLAATVLPLSSEVVLVALLLNGLSPTSLVTVATVGNVLGALVNYALGYWAGVAVIRRWLKMSEAEFVSAEKRFRKYGVWSLCLAWAPVIGDSLTVMAGILRVRLLWFLLLVTVGKLLRYVVIAWMAG; encoded by the coding sequence ATGGAATATTTTACCGAGCTGGGTCATATCGGTTTGTTTATGGCGGCGTTTCTGGCTGCCACGGTGTTGCCGTTGAGTTCCGAGGTGGTGTTGGTGGCGTTGTTGCTCAACGGGCTGTCGCCGACGTCATTGGTGACGGTGGCCACGGTGGGTAATGTGCTGGGGGCGCTGGTGAACTATGCGTTGGGGTACTGGGCCGGGGTGGCGGTGATTCGGCGTTGGCTGAAGATGTCTGAAGCGGAGTTCGTCTCTGCGGAAAAGCGCTTTCGGAAGTATGGGGTGTGGTCGCTGTGTCTGGCCTGGGCGCCGGTGATTGGGGACTCGCTGACGGTGATGGCGGGGATTCTGCGGGTGCGGTTGTTGTGGTTTTTGTTGTTGGTGACGGTGGGGAAGTTGTTGCGGTATGTGGTGATTGCGTGGATGGCGGGGTGA
- the gcvPB gene encoding aminomethyl-transferring glycine dehydrogenase subunit GcvPB, producing MSETQLIFQLSRPGRSAVSQAPKAVSEDKLGAIPASLRRKQKPALPEVSEMQVVRHYTNLSSKNFAIDKQFYPLGSCTMKYNPRGANRAAMLPGFLNRHPLAPESHSQGFLSCMYELQNFLKEVTGMKGVSLAPMAGAQGEFAGVAMIRAYHDARGDDERTEILIPEAAHGTNPATAVMCGYKVREVPVGKDGDVDLEALKAACGPQTAGLMMTNPSTCGVFERQIEAIAKTVHEAGGLLYYDGANLNAILGKVRPGDMGFDVIHMNLHKTFATPHGGGGPGAGPVGVSERLLPYLPTPMAGQRDDGSYHWIDTDILGTSIGHLSAFMGNAGVLLRAYYYARSLGREGMIRVGEFSTLAANYLLKRLEAVGCTAAYPDRRASHEFILTFAKEAKELGVSAMDIAKRLLDYNQHAPTTYFPLLVPECFLIEPTETESKEALDEFVDAMAAILEEARTEPDMVKEAPFTQPVRRLDDVKAARELDLTWAE from the coding sequence ATGAGCGAGACCCAACTGATTTTCCAACTGTCCCGGCCCGGTCGCAGTGCCGTCTCCCAGGCCCCGAAAGCCGTGTCCGAAGACAAGCTCGGCGCCATCCCGGCGAGCCTGCGTCGCAAGCAGAAGCCGGCCCTGCCGGAAGTGTCCGAGATGCAGGTGGTGCGTCACTACACCAACCTGTCCAGCAAGAACTTCGCCATCGACAAGCAGTTCTACCCGCTGGGCTCCTGCACCATGAAGTACAACCCCCGTGGCGCCAACCGTGCCGCCATGCTGCCGGGCTTCCTCAACCGCCACCCACTGGCCCCGGAAAGCCACAGCCAGGGTTTCCTCAGCTGCATGTACGAGCTGCAGAATTTCCTCAAGGAAGTGACCGGCATGAAGGGCGTGTCTCTGGCACCCATGGCCGGCGCCCAGGGCGAGTTCGCCGGCGTCGCCATGATTCGTGCCTACCACGATGCCCGCGGTGACGACGAGCGTACTGAAATCCTCATTCCGGAAGCGGCCCACGGCACCAACCCGGCCACCGCCGTCATGTGTGGCTACAAGGTCCGTGAAGTGCCGGTGGGCAAGGATGGCGACGTGGACCTGGAGGCCCTGAAAGCCGCCTGCGGTCCCCAGACCGCCGGCCTGATGATGACCAACCCCAGCACCTGTGGCGTATTCGAACGGCAGATTGAAGCCATCGCCAAAACCGTCCACGAAGCGGGCGGTCTGCTCTACTACGATGGCGCCAACCTGAACGCCATCCTCGGCAAGGTGCGCCCCGGTGACATGGGTTTCGACGTGATCCACATGAACCTGCACAAGACCTTCGCCACCCCCCACGGCGGTGGTGGTCCCGGTGCCGGCCCGGTGGGTGTGTCCGAGCGTCTGCTGCCTTACCTGCCCACCCCCATGGCGGGCCAGCGGGATGATGGCAGCTATCACTGGATCGACACCGATATCCTTGGCACCAGCATCGGCCATCTCAGTGCCTTCATGGGTAACGCGGGTGTTCTGCTGCGCGCCTACTACTATGCCCGTTCCCTGGGGCGCGAAGGCATGATCCGCGTGGGTGAATTCTCCACCCTGGCAGCCAACTACCTGCTCAAGCGACTGGAAGCCGTGGGCTGCACCGCCGCCTACCCGGATCGTCGTGCCAGCCACGAATTCATCCTCACCTTCGCCAAAGAAGCGAAAGAGCTGGGTGTCTCCGCCATGGATATCGCCAAGCGCCTGCTGGATTACAACCAGCACGCACCGACCACCTACTTCCCGCTGCTGGTGCCGGAGTGCTTCCTCATCGAGCCCACCGAAACCGAAAGCAAGGAAGCCCTGGACGAGTTCGTCGATGCCATGGCCGCCATCCTGGAAGAAGCACGCACCGAACCCGACATGGTCAAGGAAGCCCCCTTCACCCAGCCAGTGCGCCGCCTGGATGACGTAAAGGCAGCAAGAGAGCTGGATCTCACCTGGGCGGAATAA